One stretch of Micromonospora echinospora DNA includes these proteins:
- a CDS encoding protein kinase domain-containing protein produces MSRNRVLYGHYEVGDLIGWGGMANIRLGRDIRSGRSVAIKVLRRDLALDPLFQSRFRREARVMARLSHPAIVSVYDTGYSELEGGSAGKVRVPYIVMEYVSGRPLSDLLKVGGLRLKDSIQYQIEILSALEFSHRAGIVHRDIKPANVMITTEGSVKIVDFGIAHASGDSALAITQAHEILGTPQYLSPEQVRGETVDARSDLYSAGCLLYELLTGRPPFIGPDPLSVAYQHVYEEPARVSTRGLDLTPALDSVLVKALAKARKDRFRNARAFREALQSAAKGIISEDGGAHLGKFENDATKALAMGGHAGMASVDR; encoded by the coding sequence ATGAGCAGGAATCGAGTCCTTTATGGACATTATGAGGTAGGCGATCTCATTGGCTGGGGCGGTATGGCCAATATCCGCCTAGGTCGCGACATCCGCTCGGGTCGGTCCGTTGCGATAAAGGTGCTCCGCAGAGATCTTGCACTGGATCCCCTGTTCCAATCCAGGTTTCGACGAGAGGCGCGGGTGATGGCTCGCCTCAGTCATCCCGCAATCGTCTCCGTCTATGACACCGGATATAGCGAGTTGGAAGGAGGCTCGGCGGGTAAGGTACGAGTTCCATATATTGTCATGGAGTATGTCTCTGGCCGACCCCTGTCGGACCTCCTCAAGGTTGGCGGGCTCAGACTCAAGGACTCGATCCAGTATCAGATCGAGATCCTCTCGGCGCTTGAGTTCAGTCATCGCGCCGGCATTGTCCATCGCGACATCAAACCGGCCAATGTGATGATCACAACGGAGGGTTCCGTCAAGATCGTGGACTTCGGAATCGCACACGCCAGTGGTGATTCAGCCCTGGCGATAACCCAGGCCCACGAGATCCTTGGAACTCCCCAGTATCTCTCTCCCGAGCAGGTGCGCGGTGAGACCGTGGACGCCCGCAGCGACCTTTACTCCGCAGGCTGCCTGCTCTACGAGCTACTTACCGGGCGGCCCCCCTTTATCGGTCCTGACCCGCTCTCTGTCGCCTACCAACACGTCTATGAGGAGCCCGCACGGGTCAGCACGCGCGGTCTGGACCTCACTCCAGCGCTTGATTCCGTACTCGTGAAGGCTCTCGCCAAAGCCCGGAAGGATCGGTTCCGGAACGCGCGAGCGTTCAGAGAGGCGCTCCAGTCTGCGGCGAAGGGCATCATTAGCGAAGATGGCGGCGCCCATTTGGGTAAGTTCGAAAACGACGCGACCAAGGCACTCGCCATGGGCGGCCACGCCGGCATGGCCAGCGTCGACCGCTGA
- a CDS encoding ATP-binding cassette domain-containing protein — MRPVIEVDRLNVTYGEFHAVKDFSFRVARGELYALLGTNGAGKTSTLEVIEDHRTSPAGAVRVYGKSPTDRRAVRPRMEIVPSR; from the coding sequence ATGAGACCTGTCATCGAAGTCGACCGACTGAATGTCACCTACGGCGAGTTCCACGCCGTCAAGGATTTCTCGTTCCGGGTCGCCCGCGGGGAGCTCTACGCACTCCTCGGCACCAACGGAGCCGGCAAGACCTCGACCCTCGAGGTCATCGAGGACCACCGGACGTCGCCGGCAGGCGCGGTGCGCGTGTACGGCAAGAGCCCCACGGACCGGCGCGCGGTGCGTCCCAGGATGGAAATCGTGCCCAGTCGATAA
- a CDS encoding alpha/beta fold hydrolase: MGFVAVGNENSTPIELYYEDQGAGQPVVLIHGYPLNGHSWELQTRELLAAGYRVITYDRRGFGRSSKVGSGYDYDTFAADLNAVLETLDLRDVVLVGFSMGTGELARYVSRYGHQRVAKLAFLASLEPFLVARDDNPGGLPQKVFDGIEAAAKADRYAWYTQFFSDFYNLDENLGSRISQEAVTGSWNVAVSSAPMAAYAVVSAWIEDFREDVEAVRASGKPALILHGTADNILPIDATARRFRQGLPDAAYVEIEGAPHGLLWTHAEEVNAALRTFLG, encoded by the coding sequence ATGGGATTCGTCGCCGTCGGGAACGAGAACAGCACCCCGATCGAGCTGTACTACGAGGATCAGGGTGCCGGTCAGCCGGTTGTCCTCATCCACGGGTATCCGCTGAACGGCCACAGCTGGGAGCTTCAGACGCGTGAACTGCTTGCTGCCGGATACCGGGTGATCACTTACGACCGTCGTGGCTTCGGGCGCTCGTCGAAGGTTGGTTCCGGCTACGACTACGACACGTTCGCCGCTGATCTGAACGCGGTGTTGGAGACGCTGGACCTGCGCGACGTGGTCCTGGTCGGGTTCTCGATGGGCACCGGCGAGCTGGCCCGCTATGTCTCCCGGTACGGCCACCAGCGGGTGGCGAAGCTGGCGTTCCTCGCCTCACTCGAACCGTTCCTGGTCGCCCGGGACGACAACCCCGGGGGCTTGCCGCAGAAGGTGTTCGACGGCATCGAGGCCGCGGCGAAGGCCGACCGCTACGCCTGGTACACGCAGTTCTTCTCGGACTTCTACAACCTCGACGAGAACCTCGGCAGCCGAATCAGCCAGGAGGCGGTCACCGGCAGTTGGAACGTCGCCGTCTCCAGCGCGCCCATGGCGGCCTACGCCGTCGTGTCCGCCTGGATCGAGGACTTCCGCGAAGACGTCGAGGCGGTCCGCGCCAGCGGCAAACCGGCCCTGATCCTGCACGGCACCGCCGACAACATCCTCCCCATCGACGCCACCGCCCGGCGGTTCCGCCAGGGCCTGCCCGACGCCGCGTACGTCGAAATCGAAGGCGCCCCACACGGTCTGCTCTGGACCCACGCCGAGGAGGTCAACGCCGCCCTGCGCACCTTCCTGGGCTGA
- a CDS encoding glutaminase: protein MRSVVPDYLTDVLGDVESDTSGEPAGYIPELAAADPERLAAVFATVDGTLHGAGDVDAAFTIQSISKPFVYAMALSDRGFDRVLAQVGVEPSGEAFNEISLESETGRPRNPMINAGAITTHSLAGAENLTPVERVDRVVQGLSAFAGRQLTVDETVCASEMENAHRNLAIAHMLRSHGILTEDPRAVVDGYIRQCSVLVTARDLAMMAATLANRGMNPLSNEQVVDGSVVRQVLSVMATCGMYDAAGDWATQVGIPAKSGVAGGLIGALPGQLGIATFSPRLDRHGNSVRGVSLFERFSSDMGLHVMEVPPAARAVVRSNRVRGGGADATRVLRLQGGIRFAGAERIVRELVESAPSEPRVVLDVSLVHSIDDVARRMLLEVARRLTLDGHEVYLVDPEMMIPDPDPGDGGRITVIDVARADGATDNHDRQPERTP from the coding sequence ATGCGCTCAGTCGTTCCCGACTATCTGACTGACGTACTCGGAGATGTCGAGTCGGACACCTCCGGAGAGCCGGCTGGCTACATTCCGGAGCTTGCGGCAGCTGATCCTGAGCGTCTCGCCGCGGTCTTCGCCACGGTCGACGGCACGCTGCACGGTGCCGGCGACGTCGATGCCGCGTTCACGATCCAGTCGATCTCGAAGCCTTTTGTGTACGCGATGGCGCTCTCGGATCGTGGCTTCGATCGGGTGCTCGCCCAGGTCGGGGTCGAGCCGTCAGGGGAGGCGTTCAACGAGATCTCCCTCGAAAGCGAGACGGGACGTCCCCGCAATCCGATGATCAACGCGGGCGCGATCACGACTCACTCCCTGGCCGGTGCGGAGAACCTCACGCCCGTCGAGCGGGTCGACCGCGTTGTTCAGGGGCTTTCGGCGTTCGCGGGCCGTCAGTTGACGGTCGATGAGACGGTGTGCGCATCCGAGATGGAGAACGCGCACCGCAACCTTGCCATCGCGCACATGCTCCGCAGCCATGGCATCCTCACCGAGGACCCGAGGGCCGTTGTCGATGGCTACATCCGTCAGTGCTCGGTGCTCGTGACCGCCCGAGACCTGGCGATGATGGCGGCGACACTGGCCAACCGTGGGATGAACCCCCTCTCGAACGAGCAGGTGGTGGACGGGTCGGTGGTCCGTCAGGTGCTGAGCGTCATGGCCACCTGCGGGATGTATGACGCCGCCGGCGACTGGGCCACGCAGGTCGGCATTCCGGCGAAGAGCGGTGTGGCCGGGGGACTCATCGGTGCACTACCCGGTCAGCTCGGCATCGCCACCTTCTCGCCTCGACTGGACCGGCACGGCAACAGCGTTCGCGGAGTGTCGCTGTTCGAACGGTTCTCGTCCGACATGGGGCTGCACGTGATGGAGGTGCCGCCCGCGGCACGCGCGGTCGTGCGTTCCAATCGAGTACGAGGCGGCGGAGCGGACGCGACCCGAGTCCTCCGGCTGCAGGGCGGGATCCGCTTCGCGGGAGCCGAGCGGATCGTGCGCGAACTCGTGGAGAGTGCGCCTTCGGAGCCCCGAGTGGTTCTCGACGTCTCCCTGGTGCATTCCATCGACGATGTGGCCCGACGAATGCTCCTGGAGGTCGCGCGTCGACTCACGCTGGACGGTCACGAGGTCTATCTCGTAGATCCGGAAATGATGATCCCGGACCCGGATCCCGGCGACGGCGGCCGGATCACAGTAATCGATGTCGCGCGGGCCGACGGCGCGACCGACAACCACGACCGACAACCAGAAAGGACCCCATGA
- a CDS encoding DUF5996 family protein yields the protein MARVADPGAGSRHPGHRRTDLARRLEAPSRPHPNEVDPAIPFAEDHKHASYDDAAAALFWRQLLQANRVIGEFRSHFVGKVSPVHFFWGGMDLACTRFSGRSAPPHPGGMPNCGDWVMVEGYSRELSSCGFWPGGGEEGAFYSYAYPTPDGFAEQQILPEGAYFSIEYQQFLLPYEAVRAAPDPDRAVAEFLRTTYEAAANLGHWDRSALEDNPFRWHRTPAS from the coding sequence ATGGCCCGCGTTGCTGACCCGGGTGCTGGCAGCCGACATCCTGGTCATCGCCGGACCGATCTGGCTCGGCGACTCGAGGCGCCGAGCCGGCCGCACCCCAACGAGGTCGACCCGGCGATTCCCTTCGCTGAGGACCACAAACACGCCTCCTACGACGATGCGGCGGCAGCCCTGTTCTGGCGACAGCTGTTGCAGGCGAACCGGGTGATCGGCGAGTTCCGGTCACACTTCGTCGGCAAGGTCAGCCCGGTGCACTTCTTCTGGGGCGGGATGGACCTGGCCTGCACCCGCTTCTCCGGCCGGTCGGCCCCGCCGCACCCGGGCGGAATGCCCAACTGCGGGGACTGGGTCATGGTCGAGGGCTACTCCCGCGAGCTGTCCAGCTGCGGGTTCTGGCCCGGCGGCGGTGAGGAAGGGGCCTTCTACTCGTACGCCTACCCCACACCCGACGGTTTCGCCGAGCAACAGATCCTCCCCGAGGGCGCGTACTTCAGCATCGAGTACCAGCAGTTCCTGCTGCCCTACGAGGCCGTCCGTGCCGCACCGGACCCCGACCGGGCGGTCGCCGAGTTTCTCCGCACCACCTACGAAGCCGCCGCGAACCTGGGGCACTGGGACCGCTCCGCGCTGGAGGACAACCCGTTCCGGTGGCACCGCACCCCTGCTTCGTGA
- a CDS encoding GNAT family N-acetyltransferase, whose translation MVVNVSDAPEAKRYEARIEGESKVAGLAQYIRTAELIAFVHTEVAPEYEGRGVGAALVRTALDEARAANLLVLPTCPFFAGWIARHPEYEDLVYQSRSRVSD comes from the coding sequence ATGGTAGTGAATGTCAGCGACGCGCCCGAAGCCAAGCGGTACGAGGCTCGGATCGAGGGGGAGTCCAAGGTCGCGGGGCTCGCGCAGTACATCCGCACCGCGGAACTCATCGCGTTCGTCCACACCGAGGTTGCGCCGGAGTACGAGGGCAGGGGAGTGGGAGCAGCCCTGGTCCGCACCGCCCTCGACGAGGCTCGCGCCGCGAACCTGCTGGTCCTGCCCACCTGCCCGTTCTTCGCCGGCTGGATCGCCCGGCACCCCGAGTACGAGGACCTGGTGTACCAGTCCCGCAGCAGAGTCAGCGACTGA
- a CDS encoding FAS1-like dehydratase domain-containing protein, producing the protein MTPLWHWVALPRWSPSTVLGLDGHPRRDESDVPADLPRRMFAGGTVTFHAPIVVGSRITRHTTVRSSDMKQGRSGRFLLRQNKTTAYAESGAPLLTEQQNIVYRPAATVGTSGAQPSAPASPVTPLERTPQGWTFRTDPTLLMRFSAATANAHRIHYDWPYATTIEGHPGLLVHGPLSAIVLAETLRLDRPDHPVQRITHRNLAPLFCGTSAAITTAADSSEVTLTVTAGATRITTMTAQLG; encoded by the coding sequence GTGACCCCGCTGTGGCACTGGGTAGCCCTCCCCCGCTGGTCGCCCTCGACGGTCCTCGGTCTCGACGGCCATCCCCGCCGCGACGAGTCCGACGTGCCGGCCGACCTGCCGCGCCGGATGTTCGCCGGTGGCACGGTGACGTTCCACGCACCGATCGTCGTCGGTTCCCGGATCACCCGTCACACGACCGTGCGATCGTCGGACATGAAGCAGGGGCGCAGCGGCCGTTTCCTGTTGCGACAGAACAAAACCACGGCGTACGCCGAAAGCGGCGCTCCGCTGCTGACCGAACAGCAGAACATCGTGTACCGCCCCGCCGCGACAGTCGGCACGTCCGGCGCCCAGCCCTCCGCACCCGCGTCGCCGGTGACACCCCTGGAACGGACGCCGCAGGGATGGACCTTCCGCACCGACCCGACGCTGCTCATGCGTTTCAGCGCGGCCACCGCCAACGCCCACCGCATCCACTACGACTGGCCGTACGCGACCACCATCGAGGGACACCCGGGCCTACTGGTCCACGGACCGCTGTCGGCCATCGTGCTGGCCGAAACCCTACGCCTCGACCGTCCCGATCACCCCGTGCAGCGCATCACGCACCGCAACCTGGCACCCTTGTTCTGCGGCACGTCCGCCGCCATCACCACGGCGGCAGACTCGTCAGAGGTCACCCTCACGGTCACCGCAGGCGCCACCCGCATCACGACGATGACGGCCCAACTGGGCTGA
- the tuf gene encoding elongation factor Tu, with protein sequence MAKSQFVRAKPHLNIGTMGHVDHGKTTLTAAITKVLADRDPAVNRFVSFNGIDRAPEEVARGITINISHVEYETETRHYAHVDMPGHADFVKNMITGAAQVDGAILVVSALDGAMPQTREHVLLARRVGVPYLVVAMNKADAVEDPELLDLVELEMRELVSEYGFPGDEVPVVRVSALRALEGDPRWVSSVMELLDAVDRYVPVPPRELGEPFLMPIENVLTISGRGTVVTGAVERGVLRVGDPVEVVGLSPTLSAVATGLETFGKSLATAEAGDNAAVLLRGVKRDQVQRGQVVALPGSVTPHRRFRARLYALTTAEGGRHTPFLANYRPQFYFRTTDVVGSVDLGDLTMVLPGDTVDLSVELGRPIAMDVGLGFAVREGGRTVAAGTVTELLD encoded by the coding sequence ATGGCCAAGAGCCAATTCGTGCGCGCGAAGCCGCACCTCAACATCGGCACAATGGGTCACGTCGACCACGGTAAGACGACCCTGACGGCCGCCATCACCAAGGTCCTCGCCGACCGCGACCCCGCCGTCAACCGGTTCGTGTCCTTCAACGGCATCGACCGGGCGCCGGAGGAGGTGGCGCGCGGCATCACCATCAACATCTCGCATGTCGAGTACGAGACCGAGACCCGGCACTACGCCCATGTGGACATGCCTGGCCACGCCGACTTCGTCAAGAACATGATCACGGGAGCGGCGCAGGTCGATGGCGCGATCCTGGTTGTCTCCGCGCTTGACGGGGCGATGCCGCAGACCCGCGAGCACGTGCTGCTCGCTCGGCGGGTCGGCGTGCCCTACCTGGTGGTGGCGATGAACAAGGCCGACGCCGTCGAGGACCCGGAACTTCTCGACCTGGTTGAGCTCGAGATGCGGGAACTGGTGTCCGAGTACGGGTTCCCCGGCGACGAGGTTCCCGTCGTACGGGTGTCGGCGCTGCGGGCACTCGAGGGCGACCCACGCTGGGTTTCCTCCGTCATGGAGCTGCTCGACGCAGTCGACCGGTACGTCCCGGTGCCACCCCGCGAACTCGGCGAGCCGTTCCTCATGCCGATCGAGAACGTGCTAACGATCTCCGGGCGGGGGACGGTGGTGACCGGCGCTGTCGAGCGGGGCGTGCTACGTGTCGGCGACCCGGTGGAGGTGGTCGGTCTCAGCCCGACGCTGTCCGCTGTGGCCACTGGGCTGGAAACGTTCGGCAAGTCGCTGGCCACCGCCGAGGCCGGGGACAACGCCGCCGTGCTGCTGCGCGGGGTCAAGCGTGACCAGGTGCAGCGGGGTCAGGTGGTGGCGCTGCCGGGCAGCGTCACGCCGCACCGGCGATTCCGGGCCAGGCTCTATGCGCTGACCACCGCCGAGGGCGGGCGTCACACGCCGTTTCTCGCCAACTACCGGCCGCAGTTCTACTTCCGCACCACCGACGTGGTCGGGTCGGTAGACCTCGGTGATCTGACGATGGTCCTGCCGGGTGACACCGTCGACCTGTCGGTGGAGCTTGGCAGGCCGATCGCGATGGATGTCGGGCTCGGCTTCGCCGTCCGGGAGGGCGGCCGTACCGTGGCCGCCGGCACCGTGACCGAACTACTCGACTGA
- a CDS encoding IS481 family transposase, with protein MSHANAALTPRTRLRLARLIVDEGWPVARAAERYDVSWPTAKRWAGRYAELGADAMTDRSSRPHRSPNRTCQPLVRKVVRLRWKHRLGPVQIAGRLGMPASTVHAVLTRCRVNRLSHIDRRTGEPVRRYEHDHPGAMLHVDVKKLGQIPDGGGWRYIGRVQGDRNREATARRTGTRNQHWEPRIGTAFVHTVVDDHSRVAYAEIRDDEKAVTAIDVLHHAVAWFAARGITVERVLTDNGSAYKSYAWRDACTELGITPKKTRPYRPQTNGKVERFHRTLTDGWAFGRFYTSEAARRKALPAWLHHYNHHRPHTATGGKPPITRLTNVPGQYN; from the coding sequence GTGTCCCACGCTAACGCCGCTTTGACTCCTCGTACACGTCTTCGCCTGGCGCGTTTGATCGTGGATGAGGGGTGGCCGGTCGCCCGGGCGGCGGAACGCTATGACGTGTCCTGGCCGACGGCGAAGCGGTGGGCGGGGCGTTATGCCGAGCTCGGCGCCGACGCGATGACGGATCGGTCGTCGCGGCCTCATCGCAGCCCGAACCGCACCTGCCAGCCGCTGGTGCGCAAGGTGGTGCGCCTGCGGTGGAAGCACCGTCTGGGGCCGGTGCAGATCGCCGGCCGCCTCGGCATGCCCGCCTCGACCGTGCACGCGGTCCTGACCCGCTGCCGGGTGAACCGGCTCTCGCACATAGACCGGCGCACCGGCGAACCAGTGCGCCGCTACGAACACGACCACCCGGGCGCGATGCTGCACGTCGACGTCAAGAAGCTCGGCCAGATCCCCGACGGCGGCGGGTGGCGTTACATCGGTCGGGTGCAGGGCGACCGCAACCGTGAAGCCACCGCCCGCCGCACCGGCACCCGCAACCAGCACTGGGAGCCGCGGATCGGGACCGCGTTCGTGCACACCGTCGTCGATGACCACTCACGGGTGGCCTACGCCGAGATCCGCGACGACGAGAAAGCCGTCACCGCCATCGACGTGCTCCACCACGCGGTCGCCTGGTTCGCCGCCCGAGGCATCACCGTCGAGCGGGTGCTGACCGACAACGGCTCGGCCTACAAGTCCTACGCCTGGCGTGACGCCTGCACCGAACTGGGCATCACCCCGAAGAAGACCCGCCCCTACCGACCCCAGACCAACGGCAAGGTCGAACGCTTCCACCGCACCCTCACCGACGGCTGGGCCTTCGGCCGGTTCTACACCTCCGAAGCAGCCCGACGCAAAGCCCTACCCGCCTGGCTACATCACTACAATCACCACCGACCCCACACCGCAACCGGCGGCAAACCGCCCATCACCAGGTTGACCAACGTCCCTGGGCAGTACAACTAG
- a CDS encoding GNAT family N-acetyltransferase: MTANRGRIAADADAISISKGHRMIREIHDNTGALVTVELNKNLPIGTYTISLAEGSPAGRVDFVDSVKVVGERIVFHTEVDRDFGGRGLAGLLVREVLADSIRTSVTVVPVCPLFADHLKRHGHEFVADGGNFRPPTPADFALVRRATKPHVSSPPR; encoded by the coding sequence GTGACGGCGAATCGTGGCCGGATTGCAGCCGACGCGGACGCAATCAGCATCTCGAAAGGACATCGAATGATTCGGGAAATCCATGACAACACCGGGGCGCTCGTAACGGTAGAACTCAATAAAAATCTCCCGATCGGCACCTACACCATCAGCCTCGCTGAGGGATCACCTGCCGGTCGGGTGGACTTCGTCGACTCTGTCAAGGTGGTTGGAGAGCGAATCGTCTTCCACACCGAAGTCGACCGAGATTTCGGCGGACGGGGCCTGGCCGGGCTGCTGGTCCGCGAGGTGCTCGCGGACAGCATTCGCACGAGTGTCACCGTCGTTCCGGTGTGCCCGCTGTTTGCGGACCATTTGAAAAGGCATGGTCATGAGTTCGTCGCGGATGGTGGCAATTTCCGTCCGCCGACACCTGCCGACTTCGCGCTCGTCAGGCGTGCTACGAAGCCCCACGTCTCTTCTCCGCCGCGATGA
- a CDS encoding hydrolase, with translation MTTVPTSKKINPEPIRDPDSDHLLTPQNCAIAIIDYQEGQYATVGSASREEINLGVVTLAQLARAYEIPTVVTTVAVGMGVHKPTVDEITRELPGITEIDRTGVNSWEDADFRAAIEATGRKKIVMAGLWTEVCLAFPTLDMLLEGYEVYPVIDAVGGVSAVTHQTAIDRMLQAGAQPITSLAFGCELMRNWARSDADRYRTIINDYFRRKREAGQSAGDLFC, from the coding sequence ATGACTACTGTCCCGACAAGCAAGAAGATCAATCCTGAACCGATCCGCGATCCCGATTCCGACCACCTATTGACACCGCAGAACTGCGCCATTGCGATCATCGACTACCAGGAAGGCCAGTACGCCACAGTCGGTTCCGCCAGCCGGGAGGAGATAAACCTCGGTGTGGTGACGCTGGCGCAACTTGCGCGAGCTTATGAGATTCCGACGGTCGTAACCACCGTGGCGGTGGGAATGGGAGTGCACAAGCCGACCGTCGACGAGATCACCCGTGAACTACCCGGCATCACTGAAATCGACCGCACAGGTGTCAATTCCTGGGAGGATGCGGACTTTCGGGCCGCGATCGAGGCCACCGGGCGCAAGAAGATCGTGATGGCCGGCCTGTGGACAGAGGTTTGCCTCGCGTTCCCAACCCTGGACATGCTTTTGGAAGGCTACGAGGTCTACCCCGTGATCGATGCCGTTGGAGGCGTTTCGGCGGTCACCCACCAGACGGCCATCGACCGCATGCTCCAGGCTGGGGCGCAGCCGATCACCTCGCTGGCGTTCGGCTGTGAGCTGATGCGTAACTGGGCCCGCTCGGACGCTGACCGGTACCGGACCATCATCAACGACTACTTCCGCCGCAAGCGTGAAGCAGGGCAGTCCGCAGGTGACCTGTTCTGCTAA
- a CDS encoding NAD(P)-dependent oxidoreductase has product MATIAIVGFGDMGEQMAPHLLAAGHQVRVSDISDSRLETARSMGTTPVASAAEAARGAEVIFGLVMSNDIPTAYLGDDGVLAGARSGASVLICSTTTRAIIDQVRAAAPSGVAVLDSPIVGGVKYARERAITFLVGGSADDFDQVKSVLDGLGRSRHVGEFGAGVDYKLITNVAIMAAEAGLREALDLADILGRDYETSLELMAAGPMRAVVERALDVANPRPLRRSAEDDDTLVSAVDDPARLLPISIAGRQRLWEAVNADPNFEPDFVDLTRKTTSRAASIRS; this is encoded by the coding sequence ATGGCAACGATCGCAATCGTGGGATTCGGCGACATGGGCGAGCAGATGGCGCCTCATCTCCTCGCTGCCGGACATCAGGTGCGGGTATCTGATATCTCGGACTCCCGGCTCGAAACAGCTAGGAGCATGGGGACGACCCCGGTCGCGTCGGCCGCAGAAGCGGCGCGGGGCGCTGAGGTGATCTTCGGCCTTGTGATGTCGAATGACATCCCGACCGCCTACTTGGGAGACGACGGAGTACTCGCCGGCGCTCGATCTGGTGCATCAGTGCTGATCTGCTCGACTACCACCCGAGCAATCATCGACCAGGTCCGCGCGGCGGCACCCAGCGGAGTGGCCGTGCTCGACTCACCCATCGTTGGCGGTGTGAAGTACGCGCGCGAGCGGGCGATCACGTTCCTGGTCGGCGGATCGGCCGACGATTTCGATCAGGTGAAGTCGGTGCTCGATGGTCTCGGCAGGTCCCGGCACGTGGGTGAGTTCGGTGCGGGCGTGGACTACAAGCTGATCACCAACGTAGCCATCATGGCCGCGGAGGCGGGACTACGCGAGGCGCTGGACCTCGCGGACATCCTCGGACGCGACTATGAGACCTCGTTGGAGTTGATGGCGGCTGGGCCTATGAGAGCGGTCGTGGAGCGTGCTCTGGACGTCGCCAACCCTCGTCCGCTCCGTCGCTCTGCGGAGGACGACGACACGCTGGTGTCTGCCGTCGATGACCCGGCCAGGTTGCTACCGATCTCCATCGCGGGCCGACAGCGACTGTGGGAGGCGGTCAATGCCGATCCGAATTTCGAACCCGACTTCGTGGACCTGACGCGCAAGACCACCTCGCGCGCCGCCAGCATCCGCTCCTAG
- a CDS encoding GOLPH3/VPS74 family protein, protein MDEKPTSVRDDLLIVDDLMLLLMDDDGVSIQTAGTLHDALGGAVLTELALLGRIQTDNSGVLDGPRVTPAGEGPLPDPLLQSAYDTVAEKTQRVRPLLVALGTDLWWVVLDRLVDRGLLHREATQLRARIRRVLADGEAADPRTAAIIGLLFASGAVPSLRPPLPWTSTTVTRASEIGRGHWGSQALTTAVTRTAAAIVAATAACQPGDHDEVSAQVDPDDPRLHAAGVHRPSFTDRAGPDASAIIRDFAQRHPEGAPA, encoded by the coding sequence ATGGACGAGAAACCGACGTCGGTACGGGACGACCTGCTCATCGTTGACGACCTCATGCTGCTCCTGATGGACGACGACGGCGTTTCCATCCAGACAGCGGGCACCCTGCACGACGCGCTTGGCGGCGCGGTGCTCACCGAGCTTGCCCTGCTCGGTCGGATCCAGACCGACAACTCCGGGGTGCTGGACGGCCCGCGGGTCACCCCGGCGGGCGAGGGTCCGCTGCCCGACCCGCTGCTGCAGTCGGCCTACGACACCGTCGCCGAGAAGACCCAGCGGGTGCGGCCGCTGCTCGTCGCGCTCGGCACCGATCTGTGGTGGGTGGTGCTCGACCGGCTCGTGGACCGCGGCCTGCTACATCGTGAGGCGACGCAGCTGCGAGCGCGGATCCGCCGGGTCCTGGCGGACGGCGAAGCCGCGGATCCCCGCACTGCGGCGATCATCGGGCTGCTCTTCGCCAGCGGCGCCGTGCCTTCGCTGCGGCCCCCGCTGCCCTGGACGTCGACGACGGTGACCCGAGCCAGCGAGATCGGACGCGGCCATTGGGGATCCCAGGCGCTCACCACCGCGGTGACTCGCACCGCGGCGGCGATCGTCGCCGCCACTGCCGCCTGCCAACCTGGCGACCACGACGAGGTAAGCGCTCAGGTGGACCCGGACGACCCCCGGCTCCACGCCGCCGGGGTACATCGCCCGTCATTCACCGATCGCGCCGGCCCGGACGCCAGCGCCATCATCCGGGACTTCGCCCAACGCCACCCGGAAGGAGCACCGGCGTAA
- a CDS encoding ATP-binding cassette domain-containing protein, whose protein sequence is MPVNPVIEVDQLNVTYGEFHAVKDFSFRVAGGELYALLGTNGAGKTSTLEVIEDHRTSPAGAVRVYGKSPTDRRAVRPRMEIVPSR, encoded by the coding sequence ATGCCCGTCAACCCAGTCATCGAAGTCGACCAACTGAATGTCACCTACGGCGAGTTCCACGCCGTCAAGGATTTCTCGTTCCGGGTCGCGGGCGGGGAGCTCTACGCACTCCTCGGCACCAACGGAGCCGGCAAGACCTCGACCCTCGAGGTCATCGAGGACCACCGGACGTCGCCGGCAGGCGCGGTGCGCGTGTACGGCAAGAGCCCCACGGACCGGCGCGCGGTGCGTCCCAGGATGGAAATCGTGCCCAGTCGATAA